CCGTACGGGGTCCCGGTCACCGCGCCCAAGACGATGACCGGACGCCTGAGCGCGGGCGGTGCCTCCCTCGACCTGGCGGCCGCCCTGCTCGCCCTGCGCGACCAGGTCGTCCCGCCCACCACGAACGTCACCCGGCTCGCCGCCGACTGCCCGCTCGACCTGGTCACCGGCGCCCCGCGCACCGGGACCGCCCTGCGCACCGCACTCGTGCTCGCCCGCGGCCGCGGCGGCTTCAACGCCGCCACCGTGGTCACCGCCGGCTGACCGGCCGGAACCCGTCCTTCCCTCAGCGATCCACCCACCGAAACGAGGTATCAGCGTGAAACACCTGGACATGGCGGATCTGACCACCCTGCTGCGCGAGTGCGCCGGCGAGGGCGAAGGCGTCGACCTCGACGGCGACGTCATGGACGTCCTCTTCGTCGACCTCGGCTACGACTCGCTCGCCGTCCTGCAGACCACCGGCCGGATCGAGCGCGACTACGACGTCGTGCTCGACGAGGAGGCCGTCGACGAGGCCGAGACGCCCCGCGCCCTCCTGGAGATCGTCAACCGGGCCCTGTCCGCCCGCGCCAGCGCCTGACCGCCCGTCCCGCCCCGAGAGGTTCACGATGACCGACCCGAACCGCCGACGGTTCCTCACCCACACCGTCGCGGCGGCCACCGCCACCGCGGCCGCGGGCGGCACCCTCGCCGCCGTCACCGCGGCCCCCGCCCACGCCAGCACGGCCGGCGCCGGTTTCGGACCGGTCTCGGTCGGCGCGTCCGACCCGCGCTACGAGGACCTCGCGCTGCGCGGAAAGAACAAGCGATTCACCACCCGCCCCGAGTCCTTCCAGGTGGTCACCACCACCGACCAGGTCGTGCGGGCGGTCCAGGACGCCGTGCGGGCCGGCAAGCGGGTCGTGGCCCGCAGCGGTGCCCACTGCTTCGAGAACTTCGTCGGCGGTTCGGGCGCCGAGGTCGTCGTCGACCTCGCCGAGATGGACACCGTCCGCTACGACGCGGGCCGCCGGGCCTTCGAGGTCGGCGCGGGCGCCCAGCTCGCCGACGTGTACCGGACCCTGTACTACGGCTGGGGCGTGACCGTGCCCGGCGGTGCCAGCGCCACTGTCGCCTTCGGCGGCCACGTCGTCGGCGGCGGCTTCGGGCAGCTCTCGCGCCGGCACGGCATCTCCTCCGACCACCTGTACGCCGTCGAGGTCGTCGTCGTGGACGGCTCCGGCCGGGCCCGCGCGATCGTCGCCACCCGCGAGCCGGGCGACCCGCACCGCGACCTGTGGTGGGCGCACACCGGAGGCGGCGGCGGCAACTTCGGCATCGTCACCCGCTACTGGTTCCGTTCCCCGGGTGCCACCGGCAGCGACCCGGGCAAGCTGCTGCCCCGCCCGCCCGGTTCGATGCTCGCCTCCACGGTGATGTTCCCGCGCGAGGGGCTCGACAAGGCCGCCTTCCGGACCCTGGTGCGCAACCACGGTCGGTGGCACGAGCGCCACAGCGGCCCCGACTCCCCCTACCGGGGCCTGTTCAGCGGCCTGATCCTGCTCGGCAGGCAGCGCGAGAACGACTCGGGGATGGCCGCCATCGCCTTCACCCACCTCGACGCGACGCTGCCCGGCGCCGAGAAGCTGCTGCAGGACCACATCGACGCGCTCACCGACGGCGTGGGCGCCGAGCCGTACGTACTGCCCACCGAACAGCTGCCCTGGTTCGCCTCCGTCGAGGCACTGGCGGCGAACCAGGACGCCGAGCAGGGCCGCCAGAAGCTCAAGAGCGCCTATCTGCGCCGGGCCTACGACGACGCGCAGATCGACGTCCTCTTCGACCGTCTCGCGGACCTCGACCACTCCCACGACACGGCGTCCGTCTCCCTGCAGGGCTACGGCGGCCGCGCCAATTCCCCGGAGCCCGGCGACACCGCCACCGCGCAGCGCGACTCCGTCATGCGGGCCCTGTACATGAACACCTGGCAGGACCCGGAGAAGGACGACGCCAACGTCGACTGGATGCGCCGGCTGTACGCGGACGTCTACGCCGCAACCGGCGGCGTCCCCGTGCCCGACGGGCAGGGCGACGGCTGCTTCATCAACTTCCCCGACATCGACACGGCCGACCCCAAGTGGAACACCTCGGGCGTGGAGTGGCACCGGCTCTACTACAAGGACAACTACCGGCGGCTGCAGGCCGTCAAGGCGGCCTACGACCCGCGTGACATCTTCCGTCACGCGCTCGCGATCCGCCCGGCCGGGGACTGACCGCACACGAAGGGGCCGGGGCGCGTCAGCGCCCCGGCCCCTTCTCCCGCACCCGCGTTCAACTGCTGCGCCGCTCCAGCACGGTGGTCGTGAACAGGTTCGGGTCGCTGGTCGACAGGGCGCGCAGCGCCGCCGCGTGCGGGGCGAAGTCGGGATGCGTCACCGCGCGGCGGAACGACTCGGCGTCCTGCCACTCGGCCACGTTCACATAGCTGCCCGGCTGGTCCGCGTGCCGCATCAACCGGTGCGCGACGAAGCCGGGTTGGGCCACGAAGAAGGCCGACGTCTGCTCGAAGAGCTGCTCGAACTCCGCCGCGGGGCCGGTGACGGTGAACCTGTTGACGAAGGTGACCACGGTGTTTCCTCCAGAACGGGTGCGAACGGTACGGGATTGGAACGTCCTACCCCGGGCTCGAGCGACACTCGAGAGACAGCCGAGCGGGCCCGGGCATGCTGGGGCGAAGGTGTGCCCACGGGTCGCCCCCCCAGCCCCCGCCCCGAGCCCTGTGAGGAAGGACTTCCATGGGATCCGAGTACGCGATCCATGCCGAGGACGTGCGCAAACGCTACGGTGACGCCCCCGCCCTGAGCGGATTCGACCTGCGGGTGCCGGCCGGTACCGTGCACGGCCTGCTCGGCCACAACGGGGCCGGCAAGACCACGGCCGTCCGCATCCTCGCCACGCTCGCCGGGCTGGACGGCGGTCGCGCCGAGGTCGCCGGCTTCGACGTCACCCGGCAGGCCGCTCAGGTCCGCTCCCGGATCGGGCTCCTCGGCCAGTACGCGGCCGTGGACGAGGTGCTCAGCGGGCGCCAGAACCTCGTGATGTTCGGCCGCCTGTTCCACCTCGGCAAGCAGGCCGCGGGACGGCGGGCCGACGAACTCCTCGCCCAGTTCGGCCTCGCCGACACCGGCGACAAGCAGGTCAAGGACTACTCGGGCGGTATGCGCCGGCGCCTGGACCTGGCCGCCAGCCTCATCCTGGCCCCCCGCGTGCTCTTCCTCGACGAGCCCACCACCGGCCTGGACCCGCGCAGCCGCAACGAGGTCTGGGAGGCGGTGCGCTCGCTCGTCGACGGCGGCACCACCGTCCTGCTCACCACCCAGTACCTGGACGAGGCCGACCAGTTGGCCGACTCCGTCTCCGTGATCGCCTCCCCGCGCGGCGAAGGCGGCCGGGTCATCGCCGAGGGCACCCCCGACCAGCTCAAGTCCGCCATCGGCGGCGACCGCATCGACATCACCCTGCGCCACGCCGCCGACCTCGGGACCGCCGCCGGCGTGCTCGCCTCGGTCACCGGACGCGGCGCCGACGTCGACGAGGACAACCGGCGGGTCGGCGGCCCCGTCGACGACCGGGTGGCTGCCCTGACCGGCGCCGCCCGCGCCCTGCAGGACTCCGGCATCGACGTCGAGGACATCGCACTGCGCCGTCCGACCCTCGACGAGGTCTTCCTGCACCTGACCGGCGAACAGCCCGCGGAGCAGACGGCAGAGCAGTCCGGGGAGCGCCCCGCGGACGAGAAAGAGGTGACGGTGTGACCACCGCGACCACCACCCCGCAGAACACGTCCGGCGACGGCGGCTCGCTGCGCTGGGCCCTCGCCGACTCCTGGGTGCTCACCGGGCGTTCGCTCGCCCACTGGGCCCGCAACCCCGCGCCCGTCATCATCGGACTGCTCTTCCCGATCATGATGGTGCTGATGTTCGGCTACCTCTTCGGAGGCGCCATGGACGTACCCGGCGGCGGCAACTACCGCGAGTTCCTCGTGCCCGGCATGTTCGCCATGACCATGGTGTTCGGCATCGAGGTCACGATGCTCGCCGTGATCACCGACACCGCCCGGGGCGTCACCGACCGGTTCCGGGCCATGCCCACCTCGTCCGCCGCCGTCGTCACCGGCCGCAGCATCGCGGACATGCTCAACTCGGTCGTCGGCCTGAGCGTCATGATCCTGTGCGGCCTCGCCGTCGGCTGGCGTGCCCACGAAGGGTTCTCCCGCGCGCTCGCCGCCGTCGGCCTGCTCCTGCTGCTGCGCTTCGCCCTGCTCTGGGTCGGCATCTACCTCGGTCTCGTCTTCACCGACACCGCCGCCGTCACCGCCGTACAGACCCTGGTGTGGCCCCTGGGCTTCCTGTCCAACGCCTTCGTCTCGCCGGACACCATGCCGGGCTGGCTCGCCGCGATCGCCGACTGGAATCCGCTGTCGGCCACCGGCACCGCCACCCGCGAACTGTTCGGCAACCCGGGCTGGCAGGGCAGCTCCTGGGCGGCGGAACACGCCATTCTTCTCGGAGTCCTGTGGCCCGCCGTCATCTGTGCGATCTTCTTCCCGCTGGCGGTACGCCGCTACCAGAGCCTCGGACGCTGACAGCACACCAGGACCCGCGGGCCGTACGGCACGGCCCGCACCCGTGGAACACACACGCGACGCAAGGGGAGCGACCCGACCGATGACCCAGGCAGTGACGACGGCCGGCCCCGACACCGCACTGGCCCGGTGCGCGGTGGTCTTCGACCCCGGGGACCCGGCCCGTACCGGGCACCTCTCCTTCTGGTGTCCTGACGGCGCCGCGCTCCCGGACGGGACGACGGGCGAAAGGACCGAGGTCACGCTGGTCACCGCGGAGGACGGCACGGCAACGCTCCGGGCCGTCCCCGCCCTGCGCCTGGGAGTCGCCGAGGCGCTCCCCGTGCTCGCCCACGCGGCCCGCCCCGGCACCGACGCCCACCCGGCGGCCGCCTTCTGGGGCGCGACCGCTGTCCTCGCCCTGCACCTGAGCGCCCGCAGTCGGCTGCTGCCCGGCGTCTCACCGGGCGGATACGACACCTGGCGCGCCGGACCGCTCGACCCCGAGGACATCACCCGGGTCCGCGCGCTGGCCGCCGCGATGCCGCCCGAGGCCCGCGCGCTGCCCCGTCCGGGCACCACCGCCCGGCTGCCCGAACCGGAGGGTCTCGTCCGGGCGTTCGTCGACGCCGTCGCCGACACGCTGCCCCGCACCCCGGCCGCCGAAGCCGCGTCCGGCCGGGCCGCGTTCGCCGCCGCCGCACCCCAGCACGTCCCACAACTGCGGGCCTGGGCCGAGGAGATCTCCGCCGGCATCGACAGCGGCGTACGCCTTTCCTTCCGGCTGGAACTGCGCACCACCCCCGGCGAGCCGCCCACCCCGGTGCTGGTGCCCTGGGCGCACAGTCTCGCCGACCCCACCCTCGCCGGACCGGCCCGCGCCGTCCTGGACGGCAGCCTGCCGGGCTTCGGTCCGCAGGCCGTCAACGACATCGCGCAGGCCGCCCGCCGTGCCGCGGGCGTCTGGGCCCCGCTGGAACGCCTGCTCCCGGTGCCCGGCGACCTCGAACCCAGCGACGCCGAGATCGACGAACTGCTCGGCCACGGCGCCGCCCGGCTGCGCGCCCACGGCATCGACCTGCACTGGCCCGCCGAGGACAGCCGGGCCCTGGACGCCGTGGCCGTCGTCGGCGCGGGACTCGACGCGCCCGAGGACCTGCGCTCCTTCTTCGGCGGCGCGGACGCGGCCGTCGGCTTCCGCTGGCAGCTCACCCTCGACGGCGAGCCGCTGGACGAGACCGAGACCCGGCAGGTCGCCGACGCGGTGCGCCCCGTCGTCCGGCTGCGCGACCGCTGGCTGCTGATCCCCGCCGCGCTCGCCCGCAAGGCGCGCGAGCCCGAACTCGAACCCCTGACCCCCATCGAGGCACTCGGCGCCGCCCTCACCCAGGTCGCCGTGGCCGGCCGCGAGACGGTCCGCGTCGCCCCCACCCCGTGGCTGGAGGCCCTGCGCGCCCGGCTCAGCGACCCCGAGGGCGGCGGCGAACCCCTCGGCCCGCCCGCCGCGCTCGACGCCACCCTGCGCGACTACCAGCTGCGCGGCGTGCGCTGGCTGGACCGGATGACCTCGCTCGGACTCGGCGGCTGCCTCGCCGACGACATGGGGCTCGGCAAGACGATCCAGCTGATCTCCCTGCACCTGCTGCGCCAGGAGCACCCCGCCACGACGGGGCCGACGCTGATCGTCTGCCCCGCCTCCCTGCTCGGCAACTGGGAGCGCGAGGTGCGCCGCTTCGCCCCCGGCACCCCCACCCGCCGCTTCCACGGCGCCGGACGCAGCCTGGACGGTGCCGAATCGGGCTTCGTCCTGACCACGTACGGGACCATGCGCCTGGACGCCGAACGGCTCGGCGCGCACTCCTGGGGCATGGTCGTCGCCGACGAGGCCCAGCACATCAAGAACCCGCAGTCCAGCACGGCCAAGGCGCTGCGGCTCGTCCCCGCCGACGCACGGATCGCCCTGACCGGCACCCCCGTCGAGAACAACCTGTCGGAACTGTGGGCCATCCTCGACTGGACCACGCCCGGCCTGCTCGGCTCCCACGGCGCCTTCCGGACCCGCTGGTCCAGGCCCATCGAGGCCGAGCGCACGATCGCCGAGGAGGACGGCGGGCCCCGGCAGGACACCGCGGCGCGGCTCGCCGAACTGGTGCGGCCCTTCCTGCTGCGCCGCCGCAAGACGGACCCCGGCATCGCACCCGAACTCCCGCCCAAGACGGAGACGGACCGCCCGGTCACCCTCACCGCCGAGCAGAGCTCCCTGTACGAGAAGCTGGTCGGCGAGATCATGGCCGAGATCCGCGGCAGCGAGGGGATCGCCCGGCGGGGCCTGGTCCTCAAACTCCTCACGGGTCTCAAGCAGATCTGCAACCACCCCGCGCAGTACCTCAAGGAGGACTCCCCGCGGCTGTCCGGCCGCTCCGGCAAGCTCGAGCTCCTCGACGAACTGCTCGGCACCATCGTCGCGGAGAACGGCGCGGTGCTCGTGTTCACCCAGTACGTGGCGATGGCCCGGCTGCTCGAACGCCATCTCGCCGACCGCGGCGTCCCGGCCCAACTCCTGCACGGCGGCACCCCGGTCGCCAAGCGCGAGGACCTCGTCCGCCGCTTCCAGGAGGGCGAGGTGCCCGTCTTCCTGCTCTCGCTGAAGGCCGCCGGCACCGGACTGAACCTGACCCGCGCCGACCACGTCGTGCACTTCGACCGGTGGTGGAACCCTGCCGTGGAGGCCCAGGCGACCGACCGCGCCTACCGCATCGGGCAGACCCGCCCGGTGCAGGTTCACCGGATGGTCGCCGAGGGCACCGTGGAGGACCGCATCGCCGCCATGCTCCAGGCGAAGAAGGAGCTGGCGGACGCGGTGCTCGGCTCGGGCGAGGCCGCCTTCACCGAGCTGACCAACGACGAACTGGCCAACCTGGTCGAGCTGAGGAGCACGAGTTGAGCGGTTACGACGACGCCGGCGCCGGGGACACGAGGGCCCGCGGTTTCGCGGCCTTTCCCGCCCGCCGGGGCGGCCGCGTCCGCGGCCAGAGCTGGTGGGCGGGCGCCTGGGCGGACGCCCTGGAGGACGGCCTCTTCGACGCCGACCCGCTCAAGGAGGGGCGCAGCGCGGCCCGTTCGGGCCGGCTCGGACCGGTGTCCGTCGCGCCCGGCCGGATCGCGGTCACCGTCCACGACGAGGAGACGCACCGGGTGGAGATCACCCTCGCCGTGCTGGACGACGAGGAGTGGGATCTGCTGTGGGAGAAGCTCGCCGACCGGCCCGCCGAGCTGGAGGCCGTCCTGGAGGGCACGCTGCCGCCGGACCTCCTGGAGGCCGTCGAGGACGCCCGGGTGCGGATGCTGCCCGGCTACGGCGACCTGGAGGCCGAGTGCGACTGTGACTCGTTCGACCACCCGTGCGCGCACGCGGCTGCGCTGGCCTACCAGTTCGGCTGGCTGCTCGACCAGGACCCGTTCCTGCTGCTGCTGTGCCGCGGCCGGGACCGCGACGAGGCGCTGGAGGAACTGCGCACCACCGTGCTGCTGCACGCCATGGGCGGCCTCGACGAGGAAGAGGACGAGGACGAGGAAGAGGACGAGGTCGGGGACGAGGCCGGGGTCGGGGACGACGGGGAGGCCGGTGACGGCGAGGGGACAGGGACCGAGGACGGCGACGCCGGCCGGCAGGCGGAGCGGGAACTCCAGGAGGCCGCCGAGGCCTACGCGCGCCCCGTCGCACCGCTGCCCGC
This sequence is a window from Streptomyces xanthii. Protein-coding genes within it:
- a CDS encoding ATP-binding cassette domain-containing protein; its protein translation is MGSEYAIHAEDVRKRYGDAPALSGFDLRVPAGTVHGLLGHNGAGKTTAVRILATLAGLDGGRAEVAGFDVTRQAAQVRSRIGLLGQYAAVDEVLSGRQNLVMFGRLFHLGKQAAGRRADELLAQFGLADTGDKQVKDYSGGMRRRLDLAASLILAPRVLFLDEPTTGLDPRSRNEVWEAVRSLVDGGTTVLLTTQYLDEADQLADSVSVIASPRGEGGRVIAEGTPDQLKSAIGGDRIDITLRHAADLGTAAGVLASVTGRGADVDEDNRRVGGPVDDRVAALTGAARALQDSGIDVEDIALRRPTLDEVFLHLTGEQPAEQTAEQSGERPADEKEVTV
- a CDS encoding acyl carrier protein; this encodes MADLTTLLRECAGEGEGVDLDGDVMDVLFVDLGYDSLAVLQTTGRIERDYDVVLDEEAVDEAETPRALLEIVNRALSARASA
- a CDS encoding SWIM zinc finger family protein is translated as MSGYDDAGAGDTRARGFAAFPARRGGRVRGQSWWAGAWADALEDGLFDADPLKEGRSAARSGRLGPVSVAPGRIAVTVHDEETHRVEITLAVLDDEEWDLLWEKLADRPAELEAVLEGTLPPDLLEAVEDARVRMLPGYGDLEAECDCDSFDHPCAHAAALAYQFGWLLDQDPFLLLLCRGRDRDEALEELRTTVLLHAMGGLDEEEDEDEEEDEVGDEAGVGDDGEAGDGEGTGTEDGDAGRQAERELQEAAEAYARPVAPLPAPPGLPDPVDTDDLPRSGIEADPLEMQAADAAVRARALLAHALGRTAVPPPPLTPWQDTVRLAAHADARTLDRLGRASGRGERLPAAAAAWRQGAAAGLEVLEETFAPGAPVLARTRTELAEGWEEDELPAPLVQDNHWTFEERGVQLRLGRDGRWYPYRREGAEWLPSGAAGTEPAPVLAELLER
- a CDS encoding DEAD/DEAH box helicase — protein: MTQAVTTAGPDTALARCAVVFDPGDPARTGHLSFWCPDGAALPDGTTGERTEVTLVTAEDGTATLRAVPALRLGVAEALPVLAHAARPGTDAHPAAAFWGATAVLALHLSARSRLLPGVSPGGYDTWRAGPLDPEDITRVRALAAAMPPEARALPRPGTTARLPEPEGLVRAFVDAVADTLPRTPAAEAASGRAAFAAAAPQHVPQLRAWAEEISAGIDSGVRLSFRLELRTTPGEPPTPVLVPWAHSLADPTLAGPARAVLDGSLPGFGPQAVNDIAQAARRAAGVWAPLERLLPVPGDLEPSDAEIDELLGHGAARLRAHGIDLHWPAEDSRALDAVAVVGAGLDAPEDLRSFFGGADAAVGFRWQLTLDGEPLDETETRQVADAVRPVVRLRDRWLLIPAALARKAREPELEPLTPIEALGAALTQVAVAGRETVRVAPTPWLEALRARLSDPEGGGEPLGPPAALDATLRDYQLRGVRWLDRMTSLGLGGCLADDMGLGKTIQLISLHLLRQEHPATTGPTLIVCPASLLGNWEREVRRFAPGTPTRRFHGAGRSLDGAESGFVLTTYGTMRLDAERLGAHSWGMVVADEAQHIKNPQSSTAKALRLVPADARIALTGTPVENNLSELWAILDWTTPGLLGSHGAFRTRWSRPIEAERTIAEEDGGPRQDTAARLAELVRPFLLRRRKTDPGIAPELPPKTETDRPVTLTAEQSSLYEKLVGEIMAEIRGSEGIARRGLVLKLLTGLKQICNHPAQYLKEDSPRLSGRSGKLELLDELLGTIVAENGAVLVFTQYVAMARLLERHLADRGVPAQLLHGGTPVAKREDLVRRFQEGEVPVFLLSLKAAGTGLNLTRADHVVHFDRWWNPAVEAQATDRAYRIGQTRPVQVHRMVAEGTVEDRIAAMLQAKKELADAVLGSGEAAFTELTNDELANLVELRSTS
- a CDS encoding antibiotic biosynthesis monooxygenase family protein encodes the protein MVTFVNRFTVTGPAAEFEQLFEQTSAFFVAQPGFVAHRLMRHADQPGSYVNVAEWQDAESFRRAVTHPDFAPHAAALRALSTSDPNLFTTTVLERRSS
- a CDS encoding FAD-binding oxidoreductase, whose amino-acid sequence is MTDPNRRRFLTHTVAAATATAAAGGTLAAVTAAPAHASTAGAGFGPVSVGASDPRYEDLALRGKNKRFTTRPESFQVVTTTDQVVRAVQDAVRAGKRVVARSGAHCFENFVGGSGAEVVVDLAEMDTVRYDAGRRAFEVGAGAQLADVYRTLYYGWGVTVPGGASATVAFGGHVVGGGFGQLSRRHGISSDHLYAVEVVVVDGSGRARAIVATREPGDPHRDLWWAHTGGGGGNFGIVTRYWFRSPGATGSDPGKLLPRPPGSMLASTVMFPREGLDKAAFRTLVRNHGRWHERHSGPDSPYRGLFSGLILLGRQRENDSGMAAIAFTHLDATLPGAEKLLQDHIDALTDGVGAEPYVLPTEQLPWFASVEALAANQDAEQGRQKLKSAYLRRAYDDAQIDVLFDRLADLDHSHDTASVSLQGYGGRANSPEPGDTATAQRDSVMRALYMNTWQDPEKDDANVDWMRRLYADVYAATGGVPVPDGQGDGCFINFPDIDTADPKWNTSGVEWHRLYYKDNYRRLQAVKAAYDPRDIFRHALAIRPAGD
- a CDS encoding ABC transporter permease, whose translation is MTTATTTPQNTSGDGGSLRWALADSWVLTGRSLAHWARNPAPVIIGLLFPIMMVLMFGYLFGGAMDVPGGGNYREFLVPGMFAMTMVFGIEVTMLAVITDTARGVTDRFRAMPTSSAAVVTGRSIADMLNSVVGLSVMILCGLAVGWRAHEGFSRALAAVGLLLLLRFALLWVGIYLGLVFTDTAAVTAVQTLVWPLGFLSNAFVSPDTMPGWLAAIADWNPLSATGTATRELFGNPGWQGSSWAAEHAILLGVLWPAVICAIFFPLAVRRYQSLGR